A stretch of the Lolium perenne isolate Kyuss_39 chromosome 3, Kyuss_2.0, whole genome shotgun sequence genome encodes the following:
- the LOC127343099 gene encoding homeobox-leucine zipper protein HOX3: MGATSPSGLELTMAVPGLSSSSGSEGFVCIINNNNNSSSNGNLNMRDLDMNQPASGGEEEDFLMGSVEEDEEDMRAAGGPRRPKKLRLSKEQSRLLEESFRLNHTLSPKQKEALAIKLKLRPRQVEVWFQNRRARTKLKHTEMECEYLKRCFGSLTEENRRLQREVEELRAMRMAPPTVLSPHTRQPLPASALTMCPRCERITAATSPRVTRPAASPFHPRRPSPAF; the protein is encoded by the exons ATGGGGGCCACCTCCCCTTCAGGCCTGGAGCTCACCATGGCTGTCCCCGGCCTTAGCTCCTCCTCCGGCTCAG AGGGGTTCGTATGcatcatcaacaacaacaacaacagtagCAGCAACGGCAACCTGAACATGAGGGACCTGGACATGAACcagccggcgagcggcggcgaggaggaggattTCCTGATGGGCAGcgtggaggaggacgaggaggatatGAGGGCCGCTggcgggccgcgccgccccaagAAGCTCCGCCTCTCCAAGGAGCAGTCCCGCCTCCTCGAGGAGAGCTTCCGCCTCAACCACACCCTCTCGCCG AAGCAAAAGGAGGCCTTGGCGATCAAACTGAAGCTGCGGCCCAGGCAGGTGGAGGTCTGGTTCCAGAACCGCAGGGCAAG GACAAAGCTGAAGCACACGGAGATGGAGTGCGAGTACCTGAAACGCTGCTTCGGCTCGTTGACGGAGGAGAACCGCCGCCTGCAGCGGGAGGTGGAGGAGCTGAGGGCGATGCGCATGGCCCCGCCCACCGTGCTCTCGCCGCACACGCGGCAGCCGCTCCCGGCGTCCGCACTCACCATGTGCCCCCGCTGCGAGCGCATCACCGCTGCCACCAGCCCACGGGTCACCCGCCCGGCCGCCTCGCCGTTCCACCCACGCCGTCCCTCCCCGGCgttttag